The Microcella sp. genome includes the window TGCCGGTGCGCGGGCGCTCTGCGAAGTTCGCCATCACCGCTCGCGTCAAGCGCCTCATGGTGTGCTGGATCTCTCTGCACGTGGGTGTGACGGTCGTGCTCGTGTGGGTGCTGGGCTATGGAGCAGCCGCCGCACCCGCCCTCGTTCTGCTGCTGAGCGCGCCGCTCACCGACCTCGCGCTCGCGATCATGGCGCCCATCGAGAAGGCAGCGTCGCAGCGCTTCGTCACGCAGGCTCAGAAGCGGCTGCAGCAGACGGGCGCTCGCGTGGTCGCGATCACGGGCTCGTACGGCAAGACGAGCACGAAGAACTACGTGGCGCACCTCTTGAGCGCCTCGTTCACGACGGTGGCGAGCCCGGCATCATTCAACAATCGACTGGGTCTCGCACGCGCGGTCAACGACAAGCTCGTGCCCGGCACCGAGATGTTCGTCGCCGAGATGGGCATGGCCGCGCCCGGTCAGATCGCGCAACTGTGCCGACAGTTTCCGCCGTCGATCGCCGCGATCACGGTCATCGGCGAGGGGCACTTGCAGCGCATGCGCACGACTGAGGCGATTCTGCGCGAGAAGTCGTCGATCACCGAGCACGCGCCGATCGTGGTGCTGCCGATCGACGACCCGCGGCTGGCCGAGCTGGCCGACCGCTGCCGTGCCGCGGGCAAGACCGTCGTCACGACGACGTGCCAGGCGGGCGTCGACGCCGACGTCGCGCTGACGCCGCCGGCCGACGGGGCGCCGGATGCTGAGCCGTGGTTGATCCGCCTGGGCACGGGTGCTGAACCCGTGCCGGTGAGCATCGGCAGCACGGGTCATGCGGTGAACGTGGCCGTCGCCGCCGGTATCGCCGTGGCGGCCGGGGTGCCCGCGGCGGCGATCGCGGCGCGCCTCGGCGACCTGCCCGGCTCGCAGCACCGCGCAGAGGTGCAGCAGGCTCCGACCGGTGCGCTCGTGATCGACGACACCTACAACGCGAACCCCGTCGGTTCGCTGCGCGCCCTCGAGGGCGCGGCATCCCTCGCTGCTGAGCGTGGCGGCACGCTCGTGGTGGTCACGCCCGGCATGGTCGAGCTGGGCCCGGTGCAGGCCGAGCGCAACAGGGCGTTCGGTGCCGCGATCGGCGCGGCGGACGGCCTGCTCTTCGCGGTGGCGCGCACGAACCGCGCGGCTCTGCTCGCGGGCTATGCGAGCACGGCGACGAGCGAGGCTCCGGGGGCGATGGCGGTGACGACGCGCGAGCAGGCGGTGCGGCGGGCGGTCGAGGCGGCGGGCGACCGGGGCGTTATCCTCTACGAGAACGATCTGCCCGACCACTACCCCTGATCGGCCGCCCGGGCAGGGGTGCGACTGCCGCGGCGAACGATCACGTGAGGTGTGAACATGGCTGGTACTGCCCCTTGGGCCGTCGTCTTCGGCGGCCCGAGCCCCGAGCATGAGATCTCGATTCTCACGGGGCTGCAGGCCGAGCGCGTGCTGACCGCGGCGGGCCACAGCGTCGTGCCGATCTACTGGTCGCCGACGGGCGAGTGGTTCCGCGTGCCCGACGCGACCGAGGCGAAAGACTATCTCGAGGGCGCGCCGCAGGGTTCGACCCCGCTTGAGGCCCGCATCTCGGGCGAGCCGGGGCTGTATCGCCGCAAGAAGCTCGGCTCTGAGCGCCTCAACGTCGAGGCGGCGCTGCTGTGCTTGCACGGTGGGGTAGGCGAGGGCGGCGGGGCGGCCGCGCTGTTCTCGCTGCTGGGCATTGCTGCCACGGGCTCCACTCTCTTCGCGGGAGCAGTCGGCATGGACAAGCTCGCGTTCGGCGGCCTCATGACGGCGGCGGGCATCCCTTCGCTTCCTCGTGAGGCTGTGTCGACGCTCGTCGAGCCGAGCTTCGCGGGCCCGTACATCGTCAAGCCGCGCTTCGGTGGCTCGTCGATCGGCATCGAGATCGCTGACGACGTGGATGCTGCGCGCGCGCTCGCCGCCACGAGCGTTCACCTGCGCACCGGCGCTGTCGTCGAGCCGTACCGCCCCGAACTCGTCGACCTCAACATCGCCTTCCGCACGTATCCGTCGCTCGAGATCACGCAGCTCGAGAAGCCCTTGCGCGGCGAGGCGGGCAGCGCGCTCTACTCGTACGCCGAGAAATACCTCGCCGGCGGCGCAGGAGCCGAGGCGGGCTTCATGAGCGCCCCGCGCGAGTTTCCGGCCGACGTGCCCGAGGCCGTGCACGCGCGTGCTCGCGAGCTCGCCGAGCGCGTGGCCGAGGTCACGCGGCTCACGAGCATCGTGCGCGTCGACCTGCTGCTCGACGAGTCGACGGGCGAGCTCTTCGTCAACGAGGTCAACTCGATTCCGGGCGCCCTCTCGCTCTACCTGTGGGCACCTCAGCAGCCGGCAGCCACTGTGCTGCTCGACGCCCTCACCGAGGCCCGCGACCGCCGAGTGGTGTTCGCGCAGGCCGGCTTCGGCGGAGGGGCCGCGCTGCGTGCCGCGGGCGGCATCGCCGGCAAGCTCGTCGGGCTCGACGGCCCCCGCGCCTAGATCTGCCTAGGGCGTCGGCTCGGGCGAGGGCGTCGGCGTCGGGCTCACGGTGCCGCCGCCGAAGACGTCGGTGGCCGCGAGGCACCGGGCATCAGCATCCACCGCCGAGACGGGGCCGCTGAGAGCGCGCACGGCGTCAGATCCCGCGATGAAGGTGATGTCGACGATGACCTCGGTCACCGGAGTGCGCCCGTAGGTCGTGAAGACGTAGCGCGGGGCGTTCGACTCGTCGAGCAGCCAGTCGACCCCGTCGACGTCGAAGCAGGGCAGGTCGCTGGGCGGTTGGGGCGGCAGCCCGCAGCGGTAGATGACGGCGGCAGGGTTGCCCCACGCGGCGGTCGCCTGAGCGTTGGTGGTGCGCCGCTCGAGGCCGCCGATGGTGTCGGGCACGCGCACCGAGATCGCCGCGCACTCGGGGTTGTTCGAGTCTGGCCCTGGGTCGAGCGGCACTGTTCCCGCGCAGCCGGCGAGGGCGAGCGCGGCGACGAACGCCATGACGGATGCCCGGCGGGCGCGAGCGGGCAGGGTGCGTGTCGACATCGACACCACGCTATCGCGGCGCGGGTGGGCGCACGCTGCAGGTGGCTCAGCCGCCCCCGATGATGACGCCGACGACGAAGCCGAGACTCAGCAGCAGCACGACCGCGATGACGCTCACGACGGCCAGCGCGAGGGTGACGCCGATGATGAGGCCGACCCGTCCGCCCGAGGTCATGCGCCCCAGCGGGCGCAGCAGCATGCGCCAGATCAGCAGATTGAGCGCGATGACGAACAGCACGGGGCTGCCGAAGACCATGACCCACGTGATGGCTTCTTCGACGCCCGCGAGGTCGTTGTTGGCGGTGCCGAGCCCCAGTGAGATCAAGATGATGAGGCCGATGAGCAGCAGCACTGAGAGGCCGCCGGTGATGAGCACGGCGAGCAGCAGAATTCTCTTGCCCTGGGCGACCCACGCCGGTGAGTCAGGCTGCGGCGCGGGCGGGTTCGGCGAGGCGGCGGGGACCGGCGGCTCAGCGGGGTTCGGCGGCTCAGTGGGATTCGGCGGCTCAGTGGGGTTCGCCGGCCCGTAGGGAGATTCTGCCGATGCTTCGCTCATGAGCAGACAGTACTGCGGCTGCGCGGTCGGGGGCTAGCGTTGAGTCGTGAGCCGCGACCAGCACCCCGACGCCACCCTCGGTGAGGTGGGTGAGCTTGCGGCGCTAGCGCGCATCATTCCTCTGCTGCCGTCGAGCGATGCCACCGTGCTCGGCCCCGGCGACGATGCCGCTGTTCTCGCGGCCCCCGATGGTCGCTACGTCGTCACGACCGACATGATGATTCACGGCCCCGACTTTCGCACCGCATGGTCGACCATGCACGACCTCGGGTTCAAGGCCGCGGCCACGAACCTCAGCGACGTCGCGGCGATGGGCGCGCGGCCCACGGCGCTCGTCGTGGCGCTCGCGGCCCCCGCCGATACCCCGGTCTCACAGCTCGAGGCGCTCGCCGAGGGGCTGCGCGACGCGTGCGAGGCGCTCGCGCCCGGCTGCGGAGTCGTCGGGGGCGACCTGAGCGTGTCGAGCGTGCTGACCATCGCCGTGACGGCCTTCGGTGACCTTGACGATCGTGAGCCCGTGACACGCTCTGGCGCGCGGCCGGGCGACTGGGTCGCGGTCTCCGGCCCGTTGGGGTTGGCGGCCGAAGGGCTGCGTCTGCTGTTCGAGCGTGGGGTCGATGCGACGGGGGCTCCGGATGCTGATGCCGCGGCTCGGCTGCGTGCCGAGCATCCGGTGCCGATCGTCGCCCAACTCACCCCCCACCCGCCGATCGCCGACGGGGTCGCAGCCGCCCTCGGCGCGGCCTCGTCGATGCTCGACCTCAGCGACGGTCTCGCCCTCGACGCGCGCCGCATCGCCCGCGCGAGCGGCGTCTCGCTCGACTTCTCGAGTGCGCGGGTGCGCGAGGTCGCGCTCGCCCATGGGCTCGACCCCGCCGCGCCGGCGTCGCTCGCGCTCACCGGGGGAGAAGACCACTCGTTACTGGCGACCTTCCCACCCGATGTGGCACCGCCGCTGGATGCTCTTCCCGGCGGCTTCCGCGTCATCGGCCGGGTCGTCGCGGCTGACCGTCACGGGCCGGCGCTACTCGTCGATGGCCGCGTCTTCGACGAGCGCGGCGGCTGGGACCCGTTCGCGGAATGGAGCGGGCAGGGTGGGTGACCCCCTGATGTACATCGAGGGTTCCAAGATGTACAATGAGAACGTGAATCCCCTCAGCGTCGCCGACGCCCGCAAGCAGTTCTCTGAGGTCATCGATCGCTCGCAGACCGAGGCGGTGTTCATCGAGCGCCGCGGACAGCGCGCAGCGGTCGTCATCAGCCCCGAGCAGTACGAGCGCATGCTCGACGCCCTCGAAGAGGCCGACGACGCGGCCGCGTTCGACGCGGCGATGGACGAGGAGGGGCCGAGCGTCCCCTGGGCGCAGGTGAAGGCCGACCTGGGCTGGACGTGAGCTACCGCATCGAGTTGCGACCGGCCGCGATTCGAGCCCTGAAGAAGATTGAACACCGCGATCGCGAGCGCATCCGCGGGGTGATCGCCCTGCTTGGTGACGACCCTCGGCCGCCCGCGGCTAAGCCCTTGCGGGGACGTCCCGCCTGGCGCGTGCGCGTCGGCGACTATCGCATCATCTACACGATCGATGACGGCGTGCTGCTGGTTGTCGTCGTGACGCTCGGGCACCGCCGCGATGTGTACGAGCGCTGAGCAGCCACATCCTTAATCAGTGGTTTCCGGGTTCAGCCAATAGATCGCCGTCTCGCCGTAGCGCGACACCTTGTCGAGCTCGAGCCCGGCAGGCCAGGCCGGAGCCGGGGTGCGCGTCGAGCGCTCGAGCGCGACCACAGCATCCGGAGCCAATCGCGGCACGAGCCCTTCGAGCACATGGTCGAGCTCGAGCCCGCCCACCTCGTAGGGAGGGTCGATGAAGACGAGGTCGAACTCGTCGAGCGCCGACGAGAGGTATGAGGTCGCGGGTTTGCCGATGATGCGGATGCTCGGCCTCTCGCCGTGCCCCGCTCGACCACTGACGAGCGCAGCATTGGCCTTGCACACCTGCACCGCGGCGTACGACTTCTCGACGAGCACGGCCGAGGCGGCGCCGCGACTGATGGCTTCGAGCGCGAGGGCTCCCGAGCCGGCATAGAGGTCGAGCACGCGCGCCCCGGCGATCGCGTCGCGGGCTTCGAGCGCGCTGAAGAGCGCCTCGCGCACGCGGTCGCTCGTGGGCCGGGTGCCGGCGCTGGGCACCTTGAGCGTCAGCGAGCCTGCGAACCCGGAGATGATGCGTGTCACGGCCTCCACGCTACTCGGCGCGAGCATCCCGAACCTCGCGCGTGGCCGCCCGACCGCAATGCCGCGCCGCTCACTGCGGCCCATCGCACCCTCTATCGGTCACTTGTTGTCGAGTGCTGCGGTTTACGGCGCAACAAGTGACCGATACACGCGTGCAAGGCACGCACGTGATGTTCGGGGCGGCGCCCGCGCCTCGGCGCGAGACGGTCGGGCGGCGCGAGTAGCGTTGAACCCGTGAACACCGGCCCGGGCGTTGTGGACCCACTGAGCGCCAAGCTCAGCAGCGCCGTGGGCGACCGCAGTGCGAACTCGCTGAAGAAGGCGTTCGGGATGCTCACCGTCGGTGATCTGCTCACCCACTATCCGCGGCGCTACGCCCGGCGCGGCGAGCTCACGGCGCTGAGCGAATTGCGCGTCGACGAGTCGGTGACGATCGTCGCCGAGGTCATCGAGGTGGTCGAGCGGTCGATGCGGCAGCGCAGGGGCAGCATTCTCGAGGTGCGCATCACCGATGGCAAGGGCATTCTCGTGCTCACGTTCTTCAACCAGGCCTGGCGCAAGAACGACCTCACCCCGGGCAAGCGGGGCATCTTCGCGGGCAAAGTGGGCGAGTACCGCGGCACTCGGCAGCTCGCGCACCCCGACTACGAGCTGTTCGACGAGGGCGACGAGCGCGACTCGGGGCCCGAGGCGAAGAAGTGGGCGATGCAGCCGATTCCGATCTACCCGGCGACGTCGACCGTCGCGAGTTGGCAGATCGCGAAAGCGCTCGAGGTGGTCGTCACCTCGTTGCCGCCCCTCGACGACCCGGTGCCTGCCGAGGTGCGCGCCGAGCAGCAGCTCATCGACCTGCGGCAGGCCTACCAGTGGGTGCACCGGCCCGACGACGACAGCCAGTGGCGGCGAGCGCGCGACACGCTGCGGTTTCACGAGGCCTTCGTGCTGCAGGCCGCACTGCTGCAGCAGCGGGCGGCGTTGCGGGCGCAGCCTGCGACTCCTCGCACGCCCGGCCTCGAGCTCGCGGGCTTCGATGCCGAGCTGCCCTTCACCCTCACCGACGATCAGGTGCTCGTCGGCGACGAGGTCGCGCGCGACCTGGCGGCACCAGTGCCGATGAACCGACTCGTGCAGGGCGAGGTGGGTTCGGGCAAGACCCTCGTGGCGGTGCGCGCGATGCTGACCGTGGCCGAGAGCGGCGGGCAGAGCGCCCTGCTCGCTCCGACCGAGGTGCTCGCGGCGCAGCACCTGCGCTCGATCGTGCACACTCTCGGCCCGGATCGCGCGGCGCGACTGCGGCCGGTACTGCTCACTGGGCAACTGCCGACGGCCGAGCGGCGCAAGGCGCTGCTGGCGATCGCGAGCGGAGCATCCCGCATCGTCATCGGCACCCACGCCCTCTTGGGTGACCAGGTGCAGTTCGCCGACCTCGGCCTCGTGGTGGTCGATGAGCAGCACCGCTTCGGGGTCGAGCAGCGCGAGAGCCTGCGGCGCAAAGGCGCCCGACCGCCGCACGTGCTCGTGCTCACGGCCACGCCGATTCCGCGCACGGTCGCCATGACGGTGTTCGGCGACCTCGACATCTCGACGATCGCGATGCTGCCGGCGGGTCGCACGCCCATCGTCAGCCACGTCGTGCCGCTCGCCGATAAGCCGGGGTGGTGGAATCGTGTCTGGCAGCGCCTCGGCGAAGAGCTCGAGCTGGGCCGACAGGGCTTCGTCGTGGTGCCCGCGATCGACCCAGCGACACGTGAAGACGACCCTGATGCGCTGGCCGACGATCCGAGCGATGGATCTGCCGACGACGTGGATGCGGTGGCTCGCCCACCCGCGACGGTCACCGAGCTGACGCCCCTGCTGCGATCGCACCCAGCGCTCGCCGAGCGCCGAGTCGAGCCGTTGCACGGCCGCATGTCGACCGACGAGAAAGACGCCACGATGCAGGCCTTCGCGCGCGGCGAGATCGACGTGCTCGTCGCCACGACCGTCATCGAGGTCGGGGTCGATGTGCCGAACGCGTCGACAATGGTCGTCGTCGACGCCGACCGGTTCGGCGTGAGCCAGTTGCACCAGCTGCGCGGCCGCGTGGGGCGCGGCGGGGTTCCTGGGCTGTGCCTGTTCGTGACCGCCGCGCTGCCCGAGACGCTCGCTCGCCAGCGCGTCGAAGCGGTGGCGAGCACGCTCGACGGCTTCGAGCTCGCGCAGATCGACCTCGAGCTGCGGCGCGAGGGCGACGTGCTCGGCGCGACCCAGAGCGGCGGGCGGTCAAGCCTCAAGCTGTTGCGCGTGGCGACCGACGGCGACCTCATCGGCACCGCTCGCGAAGCCGCGGCCGGGGTGCTCGAGGGCGACCCGACGCTCGGCGAGCATCCCGCGCTGAGGTCAGCGCTCGATCGCCGCCTCGATGACGCGGCTCGAGAGTTTCTCGCCAAGAGCTGACCGCACCCTCGATTTCGCGCGCGCCCGTGCCCGGGAGAGGATAAGGGCGTGAGGGTGATTTCGTACAACCTGCGCAAGCACGCCGCGCGCAACGAGCTCGAGCAGCTCGTCGAGACCTACACTCCCAACCTGCTCTGCCTGCAAGAGGTCGACACCGCAGATCTGCCGCGCGAGCTCGGCCCGCTGCACCTTGCCGACTCGACGAGGCTGAACCGCCTCGGCCTGGCGATCTTCTACAACCGCGAGCGGTTCGACGCCCTCAGCACGAAGGCTTTCGCGTTGAAGCGCTCGCTGCACGACATCATCGCGAAGCCCGCGCACGAACGCCTGCTGGGCACGCACCTCATCGATCGTGATCACGACCGCGAACTGGTCGTGGGCTGCTTCCACGCCGCCCCGCTCACGGCGCTGAACTCGTTGCGGCGCACCCAGATTCGAGCAGCTCACGAAGCGCTCGACAGCTTCGGGCCCACCCTGCCGACCCTCATGGTGGGCGACTTCAACTACCCGATCTTCAAAGATCACTTGTCGACGAGTGTGCAAGAGACCGGGCATGAGGTGACCCTGAGCGACTCGCGCACCTACACCCGCTACAAGTTCTTTCGCGGCCACTTCGACTTCGCCACCTCGATCGGTCTCACGATCATCAAAGTCACGACGCTTCCGCAGGGGCAGTCAGACCATCTGCCGATCTTGGTGACCGCGAACTATGCAGACTCCGTCATCGAGCCGGTGGAAACACCGCTGCAATGAGCGCTCGGTAGGCTGAGGGGCATGAGCAGGATCGCCGTTGTTCCTGGGTCGTTCGACCCCGTCACCCTGGGCCACCTCGATGTCATCGAGCGCGCGTCGGCCATCTTCGATGAGGTGCACGTGGTGGTGGTGCACAACCCTGCGAAAGAGGCGATGCTGCCGATCGCGCGGCGCGTGTCGCTCATCGAGCAGGCTGTGGCCGATCGTGCTCTGCCGACCAGCATCCTGGTGACGAGTTGGAGCGTGGGCCTGCTCGTCGACTACTGCACCGATGTGGGGGCGAGCGTGCTCGTGAAGGGGGTTCGCAGCCAAGTCGATGTCGCCTACGAGACTCCGATGGCCATCGTGAACCGCAACCTCGCGAACGTCGAGACCATCTTCATGCTGCCCGACCCTGCGCACGCTCATGTGTCGAGCTCGCTCGTGCGGCAGGTGTCGGCGCTCGGCGGCGACGTCGCCCCGTATGTGCCGCGAGCGGTGGCCGAATACCTCGACACGGTCGACCGCGACTGACGGCGACGCGCCGCGTCGTCAGAAGCTGCTGAGCGCTTTGCCGATGAGCAGCACGCCGATGAGCAGCAGTATCGCCCCGACCATGGCCGAGTTGTGCTGCACCAGCCACGCGCGCAGTCGCGCGAGCGAGGCGCTGACCCGGTCGAGCGCGACGAGCGAGACGATGACGGGCACCAGTATCGGTATCGACGCGATCACGACGACCATGGCGAGCACGGCGCCCGCTTCGGCAGCAGTGAGTGCTTCGGCTTCGAGACTGATGCCGAGGCCGATGCAGAGCAACAGGTTCTTGGGCTTGATGCCGCCGAAGATGGCGCCCAGCGTGAAGGCCGACGCCGTCGTGATCGTCTCGACCTTCGAGATCCACCCCGGCAGCTCGAGCTCGTCATCGCTCGTGGGTCGTGCGCGCCACTGCCGCAGTGCGAGCGCGACGGCGACGACACCGAGCCCCAGCAGCAGGAAGGGGGCAGAGATCGACACGTCGTCGTCGCTGTGGGGCAGCACCGACGCGAGTAGGTAGGCGAGCGATGTGACGACCGTGATGGCGATCGCGAATCCGAGCAGGAAGGCGACGCTGGCTGCTCGCGGTCGGCTCGACAGCAGCATGAGCACGACGGAGGCGATGGCGAGCGGGCTCAGCGCCAGTGCGACCGCGAGCGGAAGGGCGTTGCCGAGGGCGTCGAGCATGGTGACTCCTTGGTGTGGCTGCGCGGTTGCACCGCGCACCTGCGCGACCACCTCACAGTGAACACCAGCCCAGTCACGGGCGCCAGTGGCTAGGTTGGTCACACTCGGCCGCGCGGCGACGCCGTTGAGATAGCGGATTCTGGATACAGTATGCAAGAATGGCGACCATGACTCTTCCCTTGACTCTCGGATACAAGGCCTCGGCCGAGCAGTTCGACCCGCGCGAGCTGGTCGAGATCGCGGTGGCGGCTGAAGCGCACGGCATGCAGAGCGTCGCCGTGAGCGACCACTTTCAACCCTGGCGGCACACCGGCGGGCACGCTCCGTTCTCGCTGACGTGGATGTCGGCGGTCGGCGAGCGCACCTCGAGCATCCGGATCGGCACGTCGGTGATGACGCCGACCTTCCGTTACAACCCCGCTGTGCTGGCCCAGGCCTTCGCGAGCATGGGCGTCATGTACCCCGGCCGCATCTTCTTGGGGGTGGGCACGGGAGAAGCGCTCAACGAGATCGCCACCGGGTTCGCGGGCGCGGGCGAGCAGGAATGGCCCGAGTTCAAAGAGCGCTTCGGGCGGTTGCGCGAGGCGATCGAGCTGATGCGTCAACTGTGGTCAGAAGACCGTGTGAA containing:
- a CDS encoding DUF3515 family protein encodes the protein MSTRTLPARARRASVMAFVAALALAGCAGTVPLDPGPDSNNPECAAISVRVPDTIGGLERRTTNAQATAAWGNPAAVIYRCGLPPQPPSDLPCFDVDGVDWLLDESNAPRYVFTTYGRTPVTEVIVDITFIAGSDAVRALSGPVSAVDADARCLAATDVFGGGTVSPTPTPSPEPTP
- a CDS encoding ATP-dependent DNA helicase RecG, whose amino-acid sequence is MNTGPGVVDPLSAKLSSAVGDRSANSLKKAFGMLTVGDLLTHYPRRYARRGELTALSELRVDESVTIVAEVIEVVERSMRQRRGSILEVRITDGKGILVLTFFNQAWRKNDLTPGKRGIFAGKVGEYRGTRQLAHPDYELFDEGDERDSGPEAKKWAMQPIPIYPATSTVASWQIAKALEVVVTSLPPLDDPVPAEVRAEQQLIDLRQAYQWVHRPDDDSQWRRARDTLRFHEAFVLQAALLQQRAALRAQPATPRTPGLELAGFDAELPFTLTDDQVLVGDEVARDLAAPVPMNRLVQGEVGSGKTLVAVRAMLTVAESGGQSALLAPTEVLAAQHLRSIVHTLGPDRAARLRPVLLTGQLPTAERRKALLAIASGASRIVIGTHALLGDQVQFADLGLVVVDEQHRFGVEQRESLRRKGARPPHVLVLTATPIPRTVAMTVFGDLDISTIAMLPAGRTPIVSHVVPLADKPGWWNRVWQRLGEELELGRQGFVVVPAIDPATREDDPDALADDPSDGSADDVDAVARPPATVTELTPLLRSHPALAERRVEPLHGRMSTDEKDATMQAFARGEIDVLVATTVIEVGVDVPNASTMVVVDADRFGVSQLHQLRGRVGRGGVPGLCLFVTAALPETLARQRVEAVASTLDGFELAQIDLELRREGDVLGATQSGGRSSLKLLRVATDGDLIGTAREAAAGVLEGDPTLGEHPALRSALDRRLDDAAREFLAKS
- the thiL gene encoding thiamine-phosphate kinase, whose protein sequence is MSRDQHPDATLGEVGELAALARIIPLLPSSDATVLGPGDDAAVLAAPDGRYVVTTDMMIHGPDFRTAWSTMHDLGFKAAATNLSDVAAMGARPTALVVALAAPADTPVSQLEALAEGLRDACEALAPGCGVVGGDLSVSSVLTIAVTAFGDLDDREPVTRSGARPGDWVAVSGPLGLAAEGLRLLFERGVDATGAPDADAAARLRAEHPVPIVAQLTPHPPIADGVAAALGAASSMLDLSDGLALDARRIARASGVSLDFSSARVREVALAHGLDPAAPASLALTGGEDHSLLATFPPDVAPPLDALPGGFRVIGRVVAADRHGPALLVDGRVFDERGGWDPFAEWSGQGG
- a CDS encoding endonuclease/exonuclease/phosphatase family protein, which produces MRVISYNLRKHAARNELEQLVETYTPNLLCLQEVDTADLPRELGPLHLADSTRLNRLGLAIFYNRERFDALSTKAFALKRSLHDIIAKPAHERLLGTHLIDRDHDRELVVGCFHAAPLTALNSLRRTQIRAAHEALDSFGPTLPTLMVGDFNYPIFKDHLSTSVQETGHEVTLSDSRTYTRYKFFRGHFDFATSIGLTIIKVTTLPQGQSDHLPILVTANYADSVIEPVETPLQ
- a CDS encoding GAP family protein — protein: MLDALGNALPLAVALALSPLAIASVVLMLLSSRPRAASVAFLLGFAIAITVVTSLAYLLASVLPHSDDDVSISAPFLLLGLGVVAVALALRQWRARPTSDDELELPGWISKVETITTASAFTLGAIFGGIKPKNLLLCIGLGISLEAEALTAAEAGAVLAMVVVIASIPILVPVIVSLVALDRVSASLARLRAWLVQHNSAMVGAILLLIGVLLIGKALSSF
- a CDS encoding type II toxin-antitoxin system RelE/ParE family toxin, which codes for MSYRIELRPAAIRALKKIEHRDRERIRGVIALLGDDPRPPAAKPLRGRPAWRVRVGDYRIIYTIDDGVLLVVVVTLGHRRDVYER
- a CDS encoding type II toxin-antitoxin system Phd/YefM family antitoxin — translated: MNPLSVADARKQFSEVIDRSQTEAVFIERRGQRAAVVISPEQYERMLDALEEADDAAAFDAAMDEEGPSVPWAQVKADLGWT
- the rsmD gene encoding 16S rRNA (guanine(966)-N(2))-methyltransferase RsmD encodes the protein MTRIISGFAGSLTLKVPSAGTRPTSDRVREALFSALEARDAIAGARVLDLYAGSGALALEAISRGAASAVLVEKSYAAVQVCKANAALVSGRAGHGERPSIRIIGKPATSYLSSALDEFDLVFIDPPYEVGGLELDHVLEGLVPRLAPDAVVALERSTRTPAPAWPAGLELDKVSRYGETAIYWLNPETTD
- a CDS encoding Mur ligase family protein translates to MIELLLYPPTLVSLVVALVAAVPIAARWLRVAQREHYVPGSVSRMAWLWVMREPFTAVILVLVIGATYAAVLSGVPPLGPYWSLVSLLLLALVPLGLPVRGRSAKFAITARVKRLMVCWISLHVGVTVVLVWVLGYGAAAAPALVLLLSAPLTDLALAIMAPIEKAASQRFVTQAQKRLQQTGARVVAITGSYGKTSTKNYVAHLLSASFTTVASPASFNNRLGLARAVNDKLVPGTEMFVAEMGMAAPGQIAQLCRQFPPSIAAITVIGEGHLQRMRTTEAILREKSSITEHAPIVVLPIDDPRLAELADRCRAAGKTVVTTTCQAGVDADVALTPPADGAPDAEPWLIRLGTGAEPVPVSIGSTGHAVNVAVAAGIAVAAGVPAAAIAARLGDLPGSQHRAEVQQAPTGALVIDDTYNANPVGSLRALEGAASLAAERGGTLVVVTPGMVELGPVQAERNRAFGAAIGAADGLLFAVARTNRAALLAGYASTATSEAPGAMAVTTREQAVRRAVEAAGDRGVILYENDLPDHYP
- the coaD gene encoding pantetheine-phosphate adenylyltransferase is translated as MSRIAVVPGSFDPVTLGHLDVIERASAIFDEVHVVVVHNPAKEAMLPIARRVSLIEQAVADRALPTSILVTSWSVGLLVDYCTDVGASVLVKGVRSQVDVAYETPMAIVNRNLANVETIFMLPDPAHAHVSSSLVRQVSALGGDVAPYVPRAVAEYLDTVDRD